One window of the Pseudobdellovibrionaceae bacterium genome contains the following:
- a CDS encoding twitch domain-containing radical SAM protein: MVKPPLTSPSFCPAPWTTLASSNDGCVQLCCRALKPLVDESGLPLPFANSSFESIWNGTGYQNARAAMLRGDRLPYCGRCYQEEERGLVSRRQRSIENNLRQRGPEAFQDWLGRLQSEGGQTQERPSHVEVRLGSKCNLRCRICAPEFSQLIRKAMEQLTQQGSMLPEFYRENLKLSQSRDDQSWQVDYVEKILANSSSINSMYFAGGEPLITAAYQRLVDEVIKSGDAGHISLTVNTNGTIATPYWLEAFEAFESVELYVSLDGIGPSVEYQRTGLSWPVVADNIQKFLNIDQNIRVKIFPTLSILNIAEIGSLLSWYGELQGKHRPDSLTLQVNVLHTPRFLQAVLLPHEHVSEIRSQVDEIARSFPTFQTDDGLSAINKIQTVLNQCGQKEFTKEIKELLAYTELMDSHYDQKLADHCPATGRVFRTLNNSIGCCE; the protein is encoded by the coding sequence ATGGTGAAACCGCCTCTTACTTCGCCTTCATTTTGCCCAGCCCCCTGGACCACCTTGGCCTCCTCCAACGACGGTTGTGTTCAGCTTTGCTGCAGAGCCCTCAAACCACTGGTTGATGAGTCGGGATTGCCCTTGCCTTTTGCGAACAGTTCATTCGAATCCATTTGGAATGGCACTGGTTACCAAAATGCTAGGGCGGCAATGCTTCGTGGAGATCGTCTCCCCTACTGTGGGCGCTGCTATCAGGAAGAGGAAAGAGGGCTCGTCAGTCGACGACAACGAAGTATTGAGAACAATCTCCGCCAACGAGGTCCGGAGGCCTTTCAGGATTGGTTGGGTCGACTTCAATCTGAAGGCGGTCAGACCCAGGAGCGCCCGAGCCATGTGGAAGTCCGACTGGGAAGTAAATGCAATTTGCGCTGCCGAATTTGCGCCCCTGAATTCAGTCAGTTGATTCGCAAGGCGATGGAACAGCTCACTCAGCAGGGCTCGATGTTGCCAGAGTTTTACAGGGAAAACCTTAAGCTCAGCCAAAGCCGCGACGATCAATCTTGGCAAGTGGACTACGTTGAAAAGATTCTCGCCAACAGCTCTTCAATCAACAGCATGTACTTTGCCGGTGGAGAACCTCTTATCACGGCGGCCTACCAAAGGCTTGTAGATGAAGTCATTAAATCGGGAGATGCCGGGCACATTAGTTTGACCGTCAACACCAATGGAACCATCGCCACACCCTATTGGCTAGAGGCCTTCGAGGCTTTTGAATCCGTAGAGTTGTACGTAAGTCTCGACGGCATTGGCCCATCTGTTGAGTACCAAAGAACGGGACTGAGTTGGCCGGTCGTTGCAGACAATATTCAGAAGTTTCTGAATATTGATCAAAACATCCGGGTTAAGATTTTCCCCACCTTGTCAATTCTTAATATTGCCGAGATTGGCTCTCTTTTGTCTTGGTATGGAGAACTCCAAGGCAAACACCGTCCTGATTCGCTCACTCTTCAAGTGAACGTCCTGCATACGCCCCGATTTCTACAGGCCGTACTTCTTCCCCACGAACACGTATCGGAGATTCGCAGCCAGGTGGATGAAATCGCAAGATCCTTCCCTACCTTCCAGACTGATGACGGTCTGTCGGCAATCAACAAGATTCAAACTGTGTTGAATCAGTGTGGACAGAAGGAATTTACTAAGGAAATTAAGGAGCTGTTGGCCTATACAGAATTGATGGACAGCCACTATGACCAAAAATTGGCCGACCACTGCCCGGCGACAGGCCGGGTTTTTAGAACTCTAAACAACTCTATTGGTTGTTGCGAATAA
- a CDS encoding TerB family tellurite resistance protein yields the protein MMSKQQDQSDSHQSEGLNLSHFSMWRAVVALVHVDGKVTDEEKAVIHRMTANLNLSTAQRITLDQDLEHGIVLEKVLDHITDHRDFSQLVKTAKSIFMADHEFDESEQETFNFLKREFARRFPAYGEQYEVRGHGGLADYTRGVGPGTGVSSVFSLFRHPLIRYVLMGAITMALLYSVLMRRLSGLKPDSIGDLCPVNMSEPVCQAMMRSVFSQCQVPGVSGQNVDADELKKCITKAKAQFIRNNQ from the coding sequence ATGATGAGCAAGCAACAGGATCAATCGGATTCCCATCAGAGCGAGGGGTTAAACCTTAGTCATTTTTCCATGTGGAGAGCGGTTGTTGCCCTCGTGCATGTGGATGGAAAGGTGACGGACGAGGAAAAAGCTGTCATTCATCGCATGACGGCGAACCTCAATCTGTCGACAGCCCAACGAATCACCCTAGATCAAGATTTGGAACATGGGATTGTCCTCGAAAAGGTTCTAGATCATATCACGGACCATCGAGATTTCTCACAGCTAGTTAAAACCGCAAAGTCTATATTCATGGCGGATCATGAATTTGATGAGTCCGAGCAGGAGACTTTTAACTTTCTTAAGCGTGAATTTGCCCGTCGCTTTCCGGCTTATGGGGAACAGTATGAAGTTCGAGGGCATGGAGGTCTGGCCGATTACACCCGTGGAGTCGGTCCGGGAACGGGCGTGAGTTCAGTTTTTTCTCTTTTTCGACACCCATTGATTCGCTATGTCCTGATGGGTGCCATCACCATGGCACTGCTCTATAGTGTGTTGATGCGGCGGTTGTCAGGCTTGAAGCCCGATTCGATTGGTGACTTGTGTCCAGTAAACATGAGTGAGCCTGTTTGCCAGGCGATGATGCGATCTGTATTTTCTCAGTGTCAGGTGCCTGGCGTTAGCGGGCAAAATGTCGATGCTGACGAACTCAAAAAATGTATCACTAAGGCAAAAGCTCAGTTTATTCGCAACAACCAATAG
- a CDS encoding methyltransferase domain-containing protein, with product MGESTGAPTQPGSLTFGRKVDFAESAWKHLTAHLPLSLAVRELMRLRALFEMGAIQKPILDVGCGDGLFWENLIQNIREGEKVSLKGLMGIDIDTHELGLASLRLQSRGVEVLQRDISLTSPLEGQADLSEQFKTVIANCSLEHVPKLEPALRNILGYLSPNGQFVLFVPAPNWTENLHIRQNFHRLSPRLGGLVGGCFDGFFQHRHLYPATVWKFLLEGMGFKVQTILGLGNQSANRLFERHLPTAFLTFIHKMIFKSYPGLLRSRPTPKSKLVGEFLQSITDGSIVQSDLGQSAVIEYFIICQK from the coding sequence ATGGGCGAATCAACCGGGGCACCGACCCAACCAGGCTCTCTTACTTTTGGCCGCAAAGTCGACTTTGCGGAGTCCGCCTGGAAACATCTCACCGCCCACCTGCCACTATCTCTCGCTGTTCGGGAACTCATGCGATTGAGAGCTCTGTTTGAAATGGGAGCCATTCAAAAGCCGATTCTCGATGTTGGCTGCGGTGACGGGCTATTTTGGGAAAATCTTATCCAGAACATTCGCGAAGGGGAAAAGGTGTCTTTAAAGGGGTTGATGGGAATAGACATTGATACCCACGAACTCGGCCTTGCCTCATTGCGACTTCAGTCTCGCGGCGTTGAGGTCTTGCAAAGGGATATATCCCTCACCTCTCCACTCGAGGGGCAGGCGGACCTGAGCGAGCAATTCAAAACTGTGATCGCCAACTGCTCCCTTGAGCACGTTCCAAAGTTGGAGCCAGCTCTTAGGAATATTCTTGGTTACCTGAGCCCCAACGGCCAGTTTGTCTTATTCGTTCCCGCTCCCAACTGGACCGAGAACCTCCACATTCGCCAGAACTTTCATCGCCTGTCGCCCCGGCTCGGCGGACTGGTGGGAGGGTGTTTTGACGGTTTTTTTCAGCATCGCCATCTTTATCCGGCCACGGTATGGAAATTTCTCCTGGAGGGTATGGGTTTTAAGGTGCAAACGATTCTCGGACTCGGCAATCAAAGTGCCAATCGGTTGTTTGAGCGCCACTTACCCACAGCATTCTTGACATTTATCCACAAAATGATCTTCAAATCCTACCCAGGCCTGCTACGATCCCGGCCCACACCCAAATCCAAACTGGTTGGCGAGTTTCTTCAATCCATCACTGATGGGTCGATAGTTCAAAGCGACCTGGGACAATCAGCAGTGATCGAGTACTTTATTATATGTCAGAAGTAA
- a CDS encoding methyltransferase domain-containing protein, whose protein sequence is MSEVKEQSDYFANHEVAVKWPFTIYHSPIEENVQLYLQKIAQRSESLPTALNLGCGWFGSYPQLKSLAHWSACDLDPRCVDVVHQRYPEVDAFTCKPVPELSPGSYDVIIAKEVIEHVLNPRQWVQALIHGLKPGGHLLLSTPNYGISLLPFVEYTILELIARRQGFSRFDIHPTKFTGKRLKTLLEDACPEGSQIHIRKLSLGMVLFADAELPK, encoded by the coding sequence ATGTCAGAAGTAAAAGAGCAAAGCGACTACTTTGCCAATCACGAGGTGGCCGTCAAATGGCCATTTACGATCTATCACAGCCCAATTGAAGAGAACGTGCAGCTGTACCTCCAGAAGATAGCGCAAAGATCAGAGAGCCTGCCAACGGCCCTTAATCTCGGGTGTGGCTGGTTTGGAAGTTACCCTCAGCTCAAATCCCTAGCCCACTGGTCCGCCTGCGACTTGGATCCTCGTTGTGTCGATGTGGTTCATCAACGATATCCAGAAGTGGATGCCTTTACGTGCAAGCCAGTTCCCGAGCTATCCCCTGGGTCCTACGATGTGATTATTGCCAAAGAAGTCATTGAACATGTCTTGAATCCGAGACAGTGGGTCCAGGCCTTGATCCATGGCCTGAAACCAGGAGGACACCTCTTGCTTTCAACACCCAACTACGGAATTTCGCTGTTGCCATTTGTCGAGTATACAATTCTTGAACTCATTGCTCGCCGACAGGGTTTTTCCAGATTTGATATTCACCCAACAAAATTCACCGGCAAACGCCTCAAGACCCTCTTAGAGGATGCCTGTCCTGAGGGTTCACAGATTCACATTAGAAAATTGAGCCTGGGAATGGTGCTTTTCGCAGATGCGGAACTGCCAAAATAA
- a CDS encoding YihY family inner membrane protein, whose translation MIWLKDTAGFVRKLIRFLRDSELQLLASSMAFISVLSLVPLLTVSLYVFQQLGGFEESMSQLRPLIFNYFAEGIGNEAVSKLEQLVDRLRGGSISFWGSIALFIASLKLLNDMEMAVQKIWGNSKLRPIWQRAVYYTLIITLGPILAAVLLGLLSWKKLMFTQILPDKTLVLALAWLALFLLIRYLPKCQVKSKAALIASAFTALALFVMQIFYLKITKSLFMYDKIYGSLATLPVFLIWIYVNWTLFLFGHALCASLQQYWADD comes from the coding sequence ATGATTTGGCTTAAGGACACGGCCGGCTTTGTTCGCAAATTGATCCGATTTCTCAGAGACTCTGAGTTACAGCTGCTGGCTTCGAGTATGGCCTTCATTTCGGTCCTCAGCCTCGTCCCGTTGTTGACGGTCAGCCTCTATGTGTTTCAGCAGTTGGGTGGTTTTGAGGAGTCAATGTCCCAGCTCCGCCCCCTAATTTTCAATTATTTTGCCGAAGGAATTGGCAACGAAGCCGTAAGCAAACTTGAGCAGCTGGTCGACCGTCTGCGCGGTGGATCCATTAGTTTTTGGGGGTCGATTGCACTGTTCATCGCCTCACTAAAACTGCTAAATGATATGGAAATGGCAGTGCAAAAGATCTGGGGAAACTCCAAACTAAGACCCATATGGCAAAGGGCGGTTTACTACACCCTCATTATTACCCTTGGTCCAATCCTGGCCGCCGTTCTTCTTGGCCTCCTCAGCTGGAAGAAGCTCATGTTTACTCAGATCCTACCGGATAAGACTCTTGTTTTGGCTCTTGCTTGGCTAGCCCTGTTTTTGTTGATTCGCTATCTACCTAAATGCCAGGTTAAAAGTAAAGCCGCACTGATTGCCTCAGCCTTCACCGCTCTCGCCCTCTTTGTCATGCAGATTTTTTATCTGAAGATCACCAAGTCCCTGTTTATGTACGACAAAATCTACGGATCCTTGGCCACGCTTCCCGTTTTTCTTATTTGGATTTACGTCAATTGGACGCTATTTCTCTTTGGTCACGCCTTATGTGCCTCTCTTCAACAGTACTGGGCGGATGATTGA
- a CDS encoding fibronectin type III domain-containing protein: MTGNRFRWLVFLLPAIGLFYIPIAAQNVSSVEHVYLTLASPQSARAMRVHYQTHQGSLQSTIHFDQISRGGVPDQYRWTLMAQGESISSYPYSIHSLTVTGLTPDTTYYFIVGDPDNGYSREYKFRTLPEDGSEIRVIQGGDMNISEHYSDIARPLLTMRPQLYLVGGDIAYANGWLSNGWRWKRWFERLKTIIEDPDGYMIPMVVAVGNHEVSSSGGDPLDRAPYYFRFFPQEGLQPYFVRELGLHTALFVLDSGHVVGHGGDQTEWLGNELQKYEKWPSKIALYHVPLYPSHRSFNTFLSKEGRKYWLPLFDQFRLTLGMENHDHTVKRTFPLRNGSKVEKDGTIFIGDGCWGQGVRSARQEWYLETSESKRHAWFLKLSETGIQGTAFGENAQILDEFTITH, from the coding sequence ATGACAGGAAATCGATTTAGGTGGTTGGTGTTTTTACTACCCGCGATCGGGCTTTTTTATATTCCCATTGCGGCGCAAAATGTGAGCAGCGTGGAGCATGTGTACCTGACCCTTGCTTCGCCACAGTCGGCGAGAGCAATGAGAGTTCACTATCAAACCCACCAAGGCTCTCTGCAAAGTACGATTCATTTTGACCAGATATCACGGGGAGGAGTACCGGATCAGTATCGATGGACCTTGATGGCTCAAGGAGAGTCCATTTCATCCTATCCCTATTCCATCCATTCACTCACTGTGACCGGTCTCACTCCTGACACCACTTATTACTTCATTGTTGGCGATCCAGACAATGGCTATAGCCGCGAGTATAAATTCCGCACCCTTCCCGAGGACGGCTCCGAAATTCGTGTTATTCAGGGGGGGGACATGAATATTAGTGAACATTACTCGGATATTGCTCGCCCTCTGTTGACCATGCGCCCTCAACTCTATTTGGTGGGTGGTGACATTGCCTATGCCAATGGATGGCTCTCGAACGGTTGGAGGTGGAAGAGGTGGTTTGAGCGCCTAAAGACTATTATTGAAGACCCGGATGGATACATGATTCCAATGGTTGTGGCCGTAGGAAATCATGAGGTCAGCAGTTCCGGGGGAGATCCTCTCGACCGCGCTCCTTACTATTTTCGATTTTTTCCCCAGGAGGGTCTTCAGCCTTATTTCGTTCGCGAGCTCGGACTCCATACAGCACTATTTGTTTTGGACTCGGGTCATGTTGTAGGCCATGGCGGTGATCAAACTGAGTGGCTGGGAAATGAGCTTCAGAAATACGAAAAGTGGCCATCCAAAATTGCCCTTTATCATGTCCCCCTCTATCCCAGTCATAGAAGTTTTAATACATTCTTGTCCAAAGAAGGTCGCAAATACTGGCTACCATTATTTGACCAGTTCCGTTTGACCTTGGGGATGGAGAATCACGATCACACAGTCAAGCGAACCTTCCCCTTAAGAAATGGCAGTAAAGTTGAAAAGGACGGCACGATTTTCATTGGTGATGGCTGCTGGGGCCAGGGCGTTCGGTCTGCGCGCCAGGAGTGGTATCTGGAAACTTCTGAGTCAAAACGTCATGCCTGGTTTCTTAAGTTGAGTGAAACTGGAATACAGGGAACGGCCTTCGGGGAAAACGCCCAGATTTTGGATGAGTTTACCATCACTCACTGA
- a CDS encoding response regulator yields the protein MGSEKVRLLIVDDEVDLCHSIASYFEIFGYETLTANGGQEALDLLNNETVQLVITDVRMPKVSGVQLLEAIKAKDVNHPKVLVISGYADLPVEELYNKGADGFFSKPFDSRGMLEAIRKAIVTLDELWKRPPSVEPEFELGFDDKISSGNIGFGRGGFSVAHGNEPWVVDDLIRFHLNLHDPNIPQVRGAGIVRWRKNGQSGGKSISGIEITYLDDACRSEFVKWLEKRPSAPYIPTL from the coding sequence AGTGGATCTTTGCCACTCCATCGCCAGTTATTTCGAGATCTTCGGCTATGAGACTCTTACCGCTAACGGGGGACAAGAGGCCCTCGATCTTCTCAACAATGAAACTGTTCAACTCGTTATTACCGATGTTCGGATGCCTAAGGTGAGCGGTGTTCAGTTGCTTGAGGCCATAAAAGCCAAGGATGTGAATCACCCGAAAGTCTTAGTGATATCAGGCTATGCGGATCTTCCAGTTGAGGAGCTTTACAACAAGGGTGCCGATGGTTTTTTTTCCAAACCCTTTGATTCAAGGGGTATGCTAGAGGCTATTCGTAAGGCCATCGTAACTTTGGACGAGTTGTGGAAGAGGCCTCCCTCGGTTGAACCGGAATTTGAGTTGGGCTTTGACGATAAGATTTCCAGTGGCAACATTGGATTTGGGCGCGGTGGGTTTTCAGTGGCCCATGGTAATGAGCCCTGGGTCGTAGATGACTTGATTCGTTTTCATTTAAACCTCCATGATCCGAATATTCCTCAGGTCCGCGGGGCTGGCATTGTGCGTTGGCGGAAGAACGGGCAGTCTGGGGGCAAGTCCATTTCCGGCATTGAAATCACCTATCTCGATGACGCTTGCCGTAGTGAGTTTGTTAAGTGGTTGGAAAAGAGGCCCTCCGCCCCCTATATACCGACCCTCTAG